One region of Halomonas huangheensis genomic DNA includes:
- a CDS encoding sigma-54-dependent transcriptional regulator, with translation MTTAATDGHILLIEDERDVREAACLTMELAGMTVLAFDRAEPALAQLTPDYPGIVLSDIKMPGMDGMALLARVQRLDAELPVILISGHADIAMAVEAVRGGAYDFIEKPADPERLIEEVRRAQRTRTLVLENRRLKSALAGRQGLDARIVGDSAVMVRLRELITTLAEADVDVLINGETGTGKELVARSLHEVSSRREGHFVALNCGALPESLIESELFGHEIGAFTGASKKRIGKLEYANGGTLFLDELESMPLTLQIKLLRVLQERCLERLGGNANIAIDVRVVAASKRDLAEAARLGEFREDLFYRLNVATLDLPPLRERRDDVGLLFGHCLKPAAERFRRPVPALAAHHLEALMAYDWPGNVRELQHEAERFVLGISMLLSGSQDIGRDSAEEGDAASGSLPERLARFERELLCQALSAAQGRVTEAAERLGIPRKKLYLRMQRHGIDKVRFSGAEDGEP, from the coding sequence ATGACGACAGCCGCTACCGATGGCCACATTCTGCTGATCGAGGACGAGCGTGACGTTCGTGAAGCCGCCTGCCTGACCATGGAACTCGCTGGCATGACGGTGCTGGCCTTCGACCGCGCCGAGCCGGCGCTGGCCCAACTGACCCCGGACTATCCCGGCATCGTGCTCTCGGACATCAAGATGCCCGGTATGGACGGCATGGCGCTGTTGGCGCGGGTGCAGCGCCTCGACGCCGAGTTGCCGGTGATCCTGATCTCCGGCCACGCCGATATCGCCATGGCAGTGGAGGCCGTGCGTGGCGGGGCCTACGATTTCATCGAGAAGCCTGCCGATCCCGAACGCTTGATCGAGGAAGTGCGACGCGCCCAGCGCACCCGCACGCTGGTGCTCGAGAACCGCCGCCTGAAATCGGCGTTGGCCGGCCGCCAGGGGCTCGATGCCAGGATCGTGGGGGACAGCGCCGTCATGGTGCGCTTGCGCGAGTTGATCACCACTCTTGCCGAAGCCGACGTCGACGTGCTGATCAACGGCGAGACTGGTACCGGCAAGGAGTTGGTGGCGCGCAGCCTGCACGAGGTTAGCTCGCGGCGGGAAGGACATTTCGTTGCGCTCAACTGTGGCGCCTTGCCCGAGTCGTTGATCGAGAGCGAACTGTTTGGCCATGAGATCGGCGCTTTCACCGGCGCCAGCAAGAAGCGTATCGGAAAACTTGAATACGCCAACGGCGGCACGCTGTTTCTTGACGAGCTCGAGAGCATGCCGCTGACGCTGCAGATCAAGCTGCTGCGTGTGCTGCAGGAACGTTGCCTGGAGCGTCTTGGCGGCAATGCCAATATCGCCATTGATGTGCGCGTGGTGGCTGCCTCCAAGCGTGACCTGGCAGAGGCCGCGCGACTCGGAGAGTTTCGCGAGGACCTCTTCTACCGCCTGAATGTTGCCACCCTCGACCTGCCGCCCCTGCGTGAACGCCGTGATGATGTCGGGTTGTTGTTTGGCCACTGCCTCAAACCCGCCGCCGAGCGCTTTCGCCGTCCGGTGCCAGCGCTAGCCGCACATCACCTGGAGGCGCTGATGGCCTACGACTGGCCGGGCAATGTGCGCGAGCTGCAGCATGAAGCCGAACGCTTCGTGCTTGGCATCTCGATGCTCCTGTCGGGTTCGCAAGATATCGGCCGTGACAGCGCTGAGGAGGGCGATGCCGCCAGCGGCAGCTTACCCGAGCGCTTGGCGCGCTTCGAACGCGAACTGCTGTGCCAGGCGCTGTCGGCAGCTCAGGGGCGCGTGACTGAAGCCGCCGAGCGCCTCGGCATTCCACGCAAGAAGCTCTATCTGCGCATGCAACGCCACGGCATCGACAAGGTTCGCTTCAGCGGCGCAGAGGACGGGGAGCCGTAG
- a CDS encoding ATP-binding protein: protein MNVWPRETTLQRLWRRLGVKVFSALAGLIAVIVLVALGAWLAFSDVAERMTEISERQLPVIVRSARFAEIGSDLVATAPRLLTARSSWEQESLWAELQARLAQLEALRPLATEEASADGVGAMIGDAALTDLIDRIRRNLLALNANVSLGFELGRANRERSEALRWTHVTFLDEIEPILEDSRFNTEIEMEQWSLAGSNADQSRSRANLLHTIGVRDRLLEVNADANLLVGLTLRAASQQDSLDIEHTRQYLGEVGDRLRDNLVPLRDEDSAITLRESVHAMLTFAEGGTSLPALRQRELALAQRNMSLINDNEALISELKGEIAVRIQRSQGEAEAAAGEARASVQRGKMLLVVMSLVGLSVAIAIGWWYVGRRLLGRLKRLRGHMAAIAGGDLEVKIDVGGNDEITDMARALVVFQQTAVEVENANAQALIDNALVGLVSTDDAGVVEFVNPNARELFAVTDDDVIGARFVEAFIAEHARDGVDLEALMEGGATAHPLTTSGCRRDGSTFPLDLSLRVYHRRRRRQLLLTLADATERLEAKRLLERRIAERTRDLRGANRRLKDAVAERQLTEAELRSANQELVQATKLASLGQLSASIVHELNQPLSALRYRQHNARQLLALERHDEALECLGTAEQLADKMARIINHLKVFSRKAAEVTEPVDLTQVVDSALSLFAQRLARMDCRLDWQTEPALPRVLADPIRLEQVMVNLIGNALDAVEECDHPLLTLETRLEADQVVLAVSDNGIGMSESVMAQMFDPFFTTKATGQGLGMSISRKILRELGGEMAVHSRPEKGTRIELSLRRSQAA, encoded by the coding sequence GTGAATGTCTGGCCGCGGGAGACTACGCTGCAGCGGCTGTGGCGACGCCTCGGGGTCAAGGTATTCTCGGCGCTGGCCGGGCTGATTGCGGTCATCGTATTGGTTGCGCTGGGAGCTTGGCTTGCCTTCAGCGATGTGGCAGAGCGGATGACTGAGATCAGCGAGCGCCAGTTGCCGGTGATCGTCCGTTCGGCGCGCTTTGCCGAGATCGGCAGCGACCTGGTGGCCACCGCCCCACGTCTGCTGACGGCACGCTCGAGCTGGGAACAGGAGAGCCTTTGGGCCGAATTACAGGCACGCTTGGCACAGCTCGAAGCGCTGCGGCCGCTGGCCACTGAGGAGGCCTCGGCAGATGGCGTCGGCGCGATGATTGGTGATGCGGCGCTGACCGATCTGATCGACCGTATCCGTCGCAATCTGCTGGCGCTGAATGCCAATGTCAGCCTCGGCTTCGAACTGGGCCGAGCCAACCGAGAGCGCTCCGAGGCGCTGCGCTGGACCCACGTCACCTTCCTCGATGAGATTGAGCCGATCCTCGAGGACAGCCGTTTCAACACTGAGATTGAAATGGAACAGTGGTCCCTGGCCGGGTCCAATGCAGACCAGAGCCGTTCACGGGCCAACCTGCTGCACACCATCGGCGTGCGTGACCGCTTGCTCGAAGTCAATGCCGATGCCAACCTGCTCGTCGGCTTGACCCTGAGGGCGGCTAGCCAGCAGGACAGCCTGGATATCGAGCATACCCGACAGTACCTCGGGGAGGTGGGCGACCGGCTGCGCGACAATCTCGTGCCCCTGCGCGACGAAGACAGCGCGATCACCCTGCGCGAGTCGGTCCACGCCATGCTGACCTTCGCCGAAGGTGGGACCAGCCTGCCGGCTCTGCGCCAACGCGAGTTGGCCCTCGCTCAGCGCAACATGTCCCTGATCAACGACAACGAGGCGCTGATCAGTGAGCTCAAGGGCGAAATCGCTGTGCGTATTCAGCGTTCCCAAGGCGAGGCCGAGGCCGCCGCCGGAGAGGCCCGGGCCAGCGTCCAGCGCGGTAAGATGCTGCTGGTCGTGATGTCATTGGTGGGGCTTTCCGTGGCCATCGCCATCGGCTGGTGGTACGTGGGACGGCGCCTGCTTGGGCGGCTCAAGCGCCTGCGCGGACACATGGCCGCGATTGCCGGCGGTGATCTCGAAGTAAAGATCGATGTCGGTGGCAACGACGAGATCACCGATATGGCCAGGGCGTTGGTGGTCTTTCAGCAAACTGCCGTGGAAGTCGAGAATGCCAATGCCCAGGCGCTGATCGATAATGCCCTGGTGGGGCTCGTCAGCACCGACGACGCGGGGGTGGTCGAGTTCGTCAACCCCAACGCCCGCGAGCTGTTCGCAGTGACCGACGATGACGTGATAGGAGCTCGCTTCGTTGAAGCCTTCATCGCCGAGCATGCCCGCGACGGGGTGGATCTCGAGGCTCTGATGGAAGGCGGCGCCACCGCGCATCCCTTGACCACCTCCGGGTGTCGGCGCGATGGCAGCACCTTTCCGTTGGACCTGAGCCTGCGGGTCTATCACCGCCGCCGCCGTCGTCAGCTGCTGTTGACCCTCGCCGATGCCACCGAGCGGCTGGAGGCCAAGCGTCTGCTTGAGCGACGTATCGCCGAGCGTACCCGAGATCTGCGTGGCGCCAATCGTCGCCTCAAGGACGCAGTGGCCGAGCGCCAGCTGACTGAAGCGGAACTGCGCAGTGCCAATCAGGAACTGGTCCAGGCAACGAAGCTTGCAAGCCTTGGCCAGCTATCGGCGAGCATCGTCCATGAACTGAACCAACCGCTCAGTGCACTGCGCTATCGCCAACACAATGCGCGCCAGCTGCTGGCTCTCGAACGCCACGATGAGGCTCTGGAATGCCTCGGCACCGCCGAGCAACTGGCCGACAAGATGGCCAGGATCATCAATCACCTGAAGGTTTTCTCACGCAAGGCCGCCGAAGTCACCGAGCCGGTCGATCTGACCCAGGTGGTCGACAGCGCCCTGTCGCTGTTCGCCCAGCGTCTGGCGCGGATGGACTGTCGGCTCGACTGGCAGACTGAACCGGCGTTGCCCAGGGTGCTCGCCGATCCAATTCGTCTGGAGCAGGTGATGGTCAACCTGATCGGTAACGCCCTCGATGCCGTGGAAGAGTGCGACCATCCATTGTTGACCCTCGAGACTCGACTCGAGGCCGACCAGGTGGTGCTGGCGGTCAGCGACAACGGCATTGGCATGTCGGAGTCGGTTATGGCCCAGATGTTCGATCCGTTCTTTACCACCAAGGCCACCGGGCAGGGGCTTGGGATGTCGATCTCGCGCAAGATCCTGCGCGAGCTTGGTGGCGAGATGGCGGTCCATAGCCGGCCCGAGAAGGGCACCCGAATCGAGTTGAGTCTACGAAGGAGCCAAGCCGCATGA
- the tilS gene encoding tRNA lysidine(34) synthetase TilS yields MTLALHIDRALAQTVPGRAVWVALSGGLDSSLLLALAVAACRRHPRPLYALHVDHGLQPAAADFEHHCRRLCSQLGVPLFVERVHVDAASGHGIEGAARKARYMAFQQTISAGDTLWLAQHRDDQAETFLLAALRGSGTGGLAAMPMARELSGIHLQRPLLKVSRAELEEVAQGMGLEWQEDPSNAEVVFDRNYLRHRVLPQLQERWPQATAALARSAQWMGEADSLLTELAAEELHRLGGLPAELPLERLMLLTPSRQRLLIRFCARQLGLPTPPAARLATLLDQLSARQDAQVRVSWSGAEARCWRGVLWLMSDEVQSFDTALEWDGSSMLETRWGRHPLALSLPGEEPVGKLALRPRQGGESLRLPQRGRRDLKRLLQELGVPTWRRQGIAVVWRGELAIAALDMIEGRWLVVAEGWQSRGPWWPSAGDL; encoded by the coding sequence ATGACCCTTGCTCTTCATATCGATCGCGCCCTGGCACAGACCGTGCCGGGGCGCGCCGTCTGGGTTGCGCTGTCCGGTGGGCTCGACTCTTCGCTGCTGCTGGCTCTGGCGGTGGCGGCCTGTCGTCGTCATCCGCGCCCCCTGTATGCGCTTCACGTCGACCACGGCTTGCAGCCGGCGGCCGCCGACTTCGAGCACCACTGTCGTCGGCTGTGTTCGCAGCTCGGCGTGCCGCTCTTTGTTGAACGTGTCCACGTCGATGCGGCATCGGGCCACGGCATCGAGGGCGCCGCCCGTAAGGCGCGCTATATGGCTTTCCAGCAGACCATCTCTGCCGGCGATACCCTGTGGCTGGCCCAGCATCGCGATGACCAGGCCGAGACCTTCCTGCTGGCAGCATTGCGTGGTTCAGGTACGGGAGGGTTGGCGGCGATGCCTATGGCGCGTGAGCTGAGTGGCATTCATCTGCAGCGCCCCTTGCTCAAGGTCTCTCGTGCCGAACTTGAAGAGGTCGCGCAGGGCATGGGCCTTGAGTGGCAGGAAGACCCCAGCAATGCCGAGGTTGTCTTCGATCGCAACTATCTACGCCATAGGGTGCTACCGCAGTTGCAGGAGCGCTGGCCGCAGGCAACAGCGGCATTGGCGCGTTCGGCGCAGTGGATGGGCGAGGCCGATAGCCTGTTGACTGAATTGGCGGCGGAAGAGCTGCACCGCCTCGGTGGTCTGCCGGCGGAGCTGCCGTTGGAGCGCTTGATGCTGTTGACTCCGTCTCGCCAACGGCTACTGATTCGGTTCTGCGCTCGCCAATTGGGGCTGCCAACGCCTCCTGCCGCGCGTTTGGCCACGCTACTTGATCAATTGTCAGCACGCCAGGATGCCCAGGTTCGGGTCAGTTGGAGTGGTGCTGAGGCTCGCTGTTGGCGTGGCGTGTTATGGCTGATGTCCGATGAAGTTCAATCGTTCGACACAGCGCTTGAGTGGGACGGTAGCTCGATGCTGGAGACGCGCTGGGGGCGGCATCCATTGGCGCTTTCACTGCCCGGCGAGGAGCCGGTTGGCAAGCTGGCGCTTCGTCCACGACAGGGTGGCGAGAGCTTACGACTACCTCAGCGAGGGCGACGCGATCTCAAACGATTGCTGCAGGAGTTGGGAGTGCCTACCTGGCGACGTCAGGGGATTGCTGTGGTCTGGCGCGGGGAACTGGCAATTGCGGCCCTCGACATGATCGAGGGCCGTTGGCTGGTGGTGGCAGAGGGTTGGCAGTCCCGGGGCCCCTGGTGGCCCAGTGCCGGGGATCTCTGA
- a CDS encoding ABC transporter substrate-binding protein, translating into MHAVIQPSRRLFKASALALAIVAAGNVQAEERLVIVTSFPSDLTSVFTDAFEQANPDIDVEILNKKTSAAIKFIQETREGNPTDLFWASAPDAFEVLKDDGLLLEYRPSAEGIPETIGAFPIHDPEGFYTGFAASGYGIMYNERYLAAKDLPAPTEWEDLEKPVYFGHVGMSAPSRSGTTHLTVETVLQGEGWEAGWGVLKRMSGNFASVTERSFGVPDGVNSGNFGIGVVIDFFGLSSMGAGFPVNFVYPSTTALVPANIGIIDNAPNTDAAEDFIEFLLSETGQQLLLDPRIRRLPVNPSIYEQAPPGFPNPFEDEQLSASLHFDLDISKARYNLVNALFDVMVTYRLNDLREATEAIYAAEAALADSGAANDEAKALISEARELVSAVPVSEAEAADPAFQAAFTTSRKTAADSTMGRQAEIEAEWDEATRANYQRAVELAEQARALL; encoded by the coding sequence ATGCACGCTGTTATCCAACCATCCAGACGTTTGTTCAAGGCCAGCGCTCTCGCCCTGGCGATTGTCGCTGCCGGTAACGTTCAGGCCGAAGAGCGCCTGGTGATCGTGACCTCCTTTCCGTCGGATCTGACCAGCGTCTTTACCGATGCTTTCGAGCAGGCCAACCCGGACATCGACGTCGAGATCCTCAACAAGAAGACCAGTGCGGCGATCAAGTTCATTCAGGAGACCCGCGAGGGCAATCCCACCGACCTGTTCTGGGCCTCGGCACCCGATGCTTTCGAGGTGCTCAAGGACGATGGTCTGTTGTTGGAGTACCGGCCATCGGCCGAAGGCATTCCCGAGACCATCGGTGCCTTCCCGATCCATGATCCGGAAGGCTTCTACACCGGCTTCGCCGCCTCCGGCTACGGCATCATGTACAACGAGCGCTACCTGGCGGCCAAGGATCTGCCGGCCCCCACCGAGTGGGAAGACCTCGAGAAGCCCGTCTACTTCGGTCACGTTGGGATGTCGGCGCCATCGCGCTCGGGCACCACCCATCTAACCGTCGAGACGGTGCTGCAGGGCGAAGGCTGGGAGGCGGGCTGGGGCGTGCTCAAACGCATGTCAGGCAACTTTGCCTCGGTCACCGAGAGAAGCTTCGGTGTGCCTGATGGCGTCAATAGCGGCAACTTCGGCATCGGCGTGGTCATCGACTTCTTCGGCCTGTCGTCCATGGGCGCCGGTTTCCCGGTGAATTTCGTCTATCCGTCGACCACCGCCCTGGTACCGGCCAATATCGGCATCATCGACAACGCCCCCAACACCGACGCCGCCGAGGACTTCATCGAGTTCCTGCTTTCCGAGACTGGCCAGCAGCTGCTGCTCGATCCGAGGATCCGCCGCCTGCCGGTCAACCCGAGCATTTACGAGCAGGCGCCTCCTGGTTTCCCCAATCCCTTCGAGGACGAGCAGTTGAGCGCCTCGCTGCACTTCGATCTGGACATCTCCAAGGCGCGCTACAACCTGGTCAATGCGCTGTTCGACGTGATGGTGACCTACCGCCTGAATGACTTGCGAGAGGCCACCGAGGCGATCTATGCCGCCGAGGCTGCCCTGGCCGACTCCGGAGCTGCCAACGACGAGGCCAAGGCCTTGATCAGCGAGGCGCGTGAGCTGGTGTCTGCGGTGCCGGTCAGCGAAGCCGAGGCTGCCGACCCGGCTTTTCAGGCAGCCTTCACCACCAGCCGCAAGACCGCAGCGGACTCGACGATGGGGCGTCAGGCCGAGATCGAGGCCGAGTGGGATGAGGCGACGCGCGCCAACTACCAGAGAGCCGTAGAGCTTGCCGAGCAGGCGAGGGCGCTGCTGTAA
- a CDS encoding ABC transporter ATP-binding protein codes for MLNNSESKGIKIQNVGLSFGETEVLKRVSLEIEPSEFFAFLGPSGSGKSTLLRAIAGFGPTPTGRILVGDQDVTRLPPWQRNVGMVFQSYALWPHMSVRKNVAFGLEERKVPQQEINRRVGEALELVGLSALAERKPNELSGGQQQRIALARTVVVEPRVLLLDEPLSNLDANLRVQMRRDILNLQRELGLTTIFVTHDQEEANTTSDRMAVLSDGVIQQVGAPRELYDHPCNRFVAGFLGSANILDGALQTGALGQVFVSDKGIEQPVDNPLAIERGSLVFRPQSTMLGGLEEASGEHLTFNGRVVYREFLGSLIRYGVDVSGHHLAVDEVHTIGKHHVEVGSNVVLRVPRDQTVLVAA; via the coding sequence ATGTTGAACAACAGCGAATCCAAAGGCATCAAGATTCAGAACGTGGGCCTGAGCTTCGGCGAAACCGAGGTGCTGAAGAGGGTCAGTCTCGAGATCGAGCCAAGCGAGTTCTTTGCTTTCCTCGGCCCTTCAGGTTCCGGCAAGTCGACGCTTTTGCGCGCCATAGCGGGCTTCGGCCCGACGCCGACCGGTCGTATTCTGGTCGGCGATCAGGACGTCACTCGCCTGCCTCCCTGGCAGCGCAATGTGGGCATGGTGTTCCAAAGCTATGCTCTGTGGCCGCACATGAGCGTGCGCAAGAATGTCGCCTTTGGTCTCGAGGAACGCAAGGTGCCTCAGCAGGAAATCAACCGCCGGGTTGGCGAAGCGCTGGAGCTGGTCGGGCTCTCGGCGCTGGCTGAGCGCAAGCCCAATGAGCTTTCAGGCGGCCAGCAGCAGCGTATCGCTCTGGCCCGCACCGTGGTGGTCGAGCCTCGGGTGCTACTGCTTGACGAGCCGCTGTCGAATCTCGATGCCAACCTGCGGGTGCAGATGCGTCGCGATATCCTCAATCTGCAGCGCGAGCTCGGCCTGACCACGATCTTCGTCACCCACGATCAGGAAGAGGCCAACACCACGTCTGACCGCATGGCGGTACTCAGCGACGGCGTTATCCAGCAGGTCGGGGCGCCCAGGGAGCTCTATGACCATCCCTGTAATCGCTTCGTGGCGGGATTTCTGGGCTCGGCCAATATCCTCGATGGTGCTCTGCAGACCGGAGCCCTCGGCCAGGTATTCGTGTCCGACAAGGGGATCGAGCAGCCGGTGGACAACCCTCTGGCAATCGAACGTGGGAGCCTGGTGTTTCGCCCGCAGAGCACGATGCTCGGAGGGCTCGAAGAGGCAAGCGGTGAGCACCTGACCTTCAACGGTCGGGTGGTGTACCGGGAGTTTCTCGGCAGTCTGATCCGTTACGGCGTTGATGTCAGCGGGCATCACCTGGCCGTCGATGAAGTGCACACCATCGGTAAGCACCATGTCGAGGTGGGCAGCAACGTCGTGCTGCGGGTGCCCAGGGACCAGACGGTGCTGGTCGCCGCCTGA
- the ppx gene encoding exopolyphosphatase: protein MTQPTDTLSALRDSPGETPSDPARLAAIDLGSNSFHLLVANYQDDRLQVVARLGEKVQLAAGLDDDGMLSDEAISRALDCLNRFAPFIEDIPTSRLRVVGTNALRDAENSQQFIDRAEAMLGARIEIIAGREEARLIYLGAAHALAESGRRLIVDIGGGSTEFIIGEQFEPRALESLRMGCVTYTRQFFADGEITEKRMRQAELAALSELANIRRPYLKLGWDDPVGSSGTIKAAAAVLAAAGDAPEGVITRDGLALLRKRLIKCRQLDKVDMEGLKADRSRVFPAGIAILSATFEAFDLEQMRFADGALREGVLYDMAGRNSPEDSRLKSLEMLARCYGVDTRQADNVAATAKALLNQVRHAWQIDDDQARFLDWACWMHEIGQAISHNQFHRHGAYLLEHSDLSGFSRPEQRLLAFLVRAHRRKFPLKEWQALPVSEQTSHQRLARLLRLAVLLNHSRPETPPEVPRLETDGESLRLTIESSDEPGLMMTDLEQEARYMTNTDFGFALQVESMEQQRKTPASG, encoded by the coding sequence ATGACCCAGCCTACGGATACGCTAAGTGCGCTACGCGATTCACCCGGTGAAACGCCCTCTGATCCTGCCCGACTGGCTGCCATTGATCTCGGTTCCAACAGCTTCCACCTGCTGGTTGCCAACTATCAGGATGACCGTTTGCAGGTTGTCGCGCGCCTCGGCGAAAAGGTGCAGCTGGCCGCGGGCCTGGATGATGACGGTATGCTCAGTGATGAAGCCATCTCCCGAGCGCTGGACTGCCTGAACCGGTTTGCCCCTTTCATCGAGGACATCCCGACCTCTCGCCTGCGGGTTGTTGGTACCAACGCCCTGCGTGACGCCGAGAACAGTCAACAATTCATCGACCGTGCCGAAGCCATGCTTGGAGCCCGTATCGAGATCATCGCCGGGCGAGAGGAGGCCCGCCTGATCTACCTGGGCGCGGCACATGCGCTGGCCGAGAGTGGGCGCCGATTGATCGTCGACATCGGTGGTGGCTCGACCGAGTTCATCATCGGCGAGCAGTTCGAGCCACGTGCACTGGAAAGCCTGCGCATGGGGTGTGTGACCTACACACGCCAGTTCTTTGCCGACGGCGAGATTACCGAGAAGCGCATGCGCCAGGCCGAACTGGCAGCGCTTTCGGAACTGGCCAATATCCGTCGCCCCTATCTCAAGCTCGGCTGGGATGACCCTGTCGGCTCCAGCGGCACCATCAAGGCCGCAGCGGCAGTGCTGGCCGCCGCTGGTGATGCACCGGAAGGGGTAATCACTCGAGATGGGCTGGCATTGTTGCGCAAGCGTCTGATCAAGTGCCGCCAGCTCGACAAGGTCGACATGGAGGGTCTGAAAGCTGACCGCTCCCGAGTTTTCCCGGCGGGCATCGCCATTCTCAGCGCTACTTTCGAGGCCTTCGATCTCGAGCAGATGCGCTTTGCCGACGGCGCTCTCCGCGAAGGTGTGCTGTACGACATGGCAGGACGCAACAGTCCCGAAGACTCGCGACTCAAGAGTCTCGAAATGCTGGCGCGCTGCTATGGTGTTGACACTCGTCAAGCCGATAATGTCGCTGCCACGGCCAAGGCATTGCTCAACCAGGTACGCCATGCCTGGCAGATCGACGATGATCAGGCACGCTTCCTCGACTGGGCCTGCTGGATGCACGAGATCGGCCAGGCCATCTCACACAACCAGTTCCACCGTCATGGCGCCTATCTGCTCGAACACTCCGACCTCTCTGGCTTCTCGCGACCCGAGCAGCGTCTGCTGGCCTTCCTGGTACGTGCCCATCGACGCAAGTTTCCGCTCAAGGAATGGCAAGCGCTGCCCGTATCGGAACAGACCTCCCATCAACGCCTCGCTCGTTTGTTACGCCTGGCGGTACTGCTCAACCACTCGCGGCCGGAAACACCACCGGAAGTACCGCGCCTGGAAACCGATGGAGAATCACTGCGTCTGACCATCGAATCGAGCGATGAACCCGGTCTGATGATGACTGATCTCGAGCAGGAAGCACGTTATATGACTAATACCGACTTCGGTTTCGCGCTGCAGGTCGAGAGCATGGAGCAGCAGAGAAAGACGCCCGCATCGGGCTGA
- a CDS encoding ABC transporter permease: MPDFSSAQWGPGLVALLIGLFLLIVLVLPVAKVVYVAFQDPSTGALTLNNFIDFFNASLFRESFVNSLYVSAMSVVFATFIAMPLAYFTSRFNFAGSALIQTLGIIPLIMPPFVGAVAMQLFFGGNGSINLLLDQYFGFTVPFMDGLNGVILVQSVHFFPFILINLSTSLKNIDRSMEEAALNLGSSGMRLFRRIVFPLGMPGYVAGASLVFLKVFDDLGTPLLLNVNNMLAPQAYLRISSVGISDPIGYVISVILVVFSIFSLWLSFLAMKGKDYATTQKGGGGLLKRDLSRWEQIGCYAVILIILAFVLAPHMALFMLSIASIWSYSPVPDGYTLDHYATVFEGAMGFIKNTLLYAGLAGLIDVILGTAIAYVVWRTRIWGAKALDFVAMGAVAIPGVVLGIGYLRMFYSVDMPFSDVPLATFWGVIVIALAVRRLPYALRACVAALQQISVSLEEAAESLGASKRRTIRRIVVPLMTGGILAGFITSFATAAVELSATIMLVSSESDAPLAYGIYIYMQSAAGRGPGAALGIIAVLIVGLGTYLSHWFIERSKRSQPNVS; the protein is encoded by the coding sequence ATGCCGGACTTTTCGTCCGCCCAGTGGGGCCCTGGTCTGGTGGCGCTGCTGATCGGCCTGTTTCTGCTGATCGTGCTGGTGCTGCCGGTGGCCAAGGTGGTCTATGTGGCCTTCCAGGACCCGAGCACCGGCGCGCTGACGCTGAACAACTTCATCGACTTCTTCAACGCCTCGCTGTTTCGCGAATCCTTCGTCAATTCGCTGTATGTCTCGGCCATGTCGGTGGTCTTTGCCACGTTCATCGCCATGCCGCTTGCCTACTTCACCAGCCGTTTCAATTTCGCCGGATCGGCACTGATCCAGACCCTTGGCATCATCCCGCTGATCATGCCTCCCTTCGTCGGTGCGGTGGCCATGCAGCTGTTCTTCGGTGGCAACGGCAGCATCAATCTGCTGCTCGATCAGTACTTCGGCTTCACAGTTCCCTTCATGGACGGGCTCAACGGGGTCATTCTGGTCCAGTCGGTGCACTTCTTTCCGTTCATTCTGATCAACCTGTCGACGAGTCTGAAGAACATCGATCGCTCTATGGAAGAGGCGGCACTGAACCTGGGATCCAGCGGCATGCGCCTGTTCCGGCGTATCGTCTTTCCGCTCGGCATGCCCGGCTACGTGGCCGGTGCGTCGCTGGTCTTTCTCAAGGTCTTCGATGACCTCGGCACGCCACTGCTGCTCAACGTCAACAATATGCTGGCGCCCCAGGCGTACCTGCGCATCAGCTCGGTGGGCATCTCCGATCCGATCGGCTATGTGATTTCGGTGATCCTGGTGGTGTTCTCGATCTTCTCCCTGTGGCTGTCGTTTCTGGCCATGAAGGGCAAGGACTACGCCACCACCCAGAAGGGCGGAGGTGGCCTGCTCAAGCGTGACCTGAGCCGCTGGGAGCAAATCGGCTGCTATGCCGTCATTCTGATCATCCTGGCTTTCGTGCTGGCGCCACACATGGCGCTGTTCATGCTATCCATCGCTTCGATCTGGTCCTACAGCCCGGTGCCGGACGGCTACACCCTTGATCACTACGCGACGGTCTTCGAGGGGGCGATGGGCTTTATCAAGAACACTTTGCTGTACGCCGGGCTCGCCGGGCTCATCGACGTGATCCTCGGCACCGCCATCGCCTATGTGGTGTGGCGCACCAGAATCTGGGGAGCCAAGGCGCTGGACTTCGTGGCCATGGGGGCGGTGGCGATTCCCGGGGTGGTGCTGGGTATCGGGTATCTGCGCATGTTCTACAGCGTTGACATGCCATTCTCCGACGTGCCGCTGGCGACCTTCTGGGGGGTGATCGTGATCGCGCTGGCGGTACGCCGTCTGCCCTACGCCCTGCGTGCCTGCGTGGCGGCACTGCAGCAGATTTCGGTATCGCTTGAAGAAGCCGCCGAGAGCCTCGGGGCAAGCAAGCGGCGCACCATCCGGCGCATCGTGGTACCGCTGATGACCGGCGGTATCCTGGCTGGTTTCATCACCAGCTTTGCCACCGCCGCGGTGGAGTTGTCGGCCACCATCATGCTGGTGTCATCGGAGTCCGATGCGCCGCTGGCCTATGGCATCTATATCTACATGCAGTCGGCGGCCGGACGTGGTCCTGGTGCTGCACTCGGCATCATCGCCGTGCTGATTGTTGGTCTCGGGACCTACCTGTCGCACTGGTTTATCGAGCGCAGCAAGCGCAGCCAACCCAACGTATCCTGA